Proteins from a single region of Gorilla gorilla gorilla isolate KB3781 chromosome 16, NHGRI_mGorGor1-v2.1_pri, whole genome shotgun sequence:
- the LOC134756434 gene encoding uncharacterized protein: MRNIFKRNQEPIVAPATTTATMPIGPVDNSTESGSAGESQEDMFAKLEKFFNEINKIPYQGVLLSELLSNLYLHGNQNTLMEESAEQAQWRDEMLCMYHVLKEVLSIIGDINTTTISTHMGARGQLLAAGAERPCQMQAWWLLHWAPQGEKWPWTSWLEDRLEDDLEDKLVGDQRRGKPKGAERWSDLWVHCQGAMEEASMCGVRRAATVPRHYL; the protein is encoded by the exons ATGAGGAACATTTTCAAGAGGAACCAAGAGCCTATTGTggctcctgccaccaccaccgccacGATGCCCATTGGACCCGTGGACAACTCCACCGAGAGTGGGAGTGCTGGGGAGAGCCAGGAGGACATGTTTGCCAAACTGGAGAAGTTCTTCAATGAGATTAACAAGATTCCCT ACCAAGGAGTTCTATTATCAGAGTTGCTGTCCAACCTGTACTTGCATGGGAACCAGAACACGCTGATGGAGGAGTCGGCAGAACAGGCACAGTGGCGAGATGAGATGCTGTGCATGTACCACGTGCTGAAGGAGGTGCTCAGCATCATCGGTGACATCAACACAACCACCATCAGCACGCACATGGGGGCCCGTGGACAACTCCTGGCTGCAGGTGCAGAGCGTCCTTGCCAGATGCAG GCCTGGTGGCTGTTACATTGGGCTCCCCAAGGTGAGAAGTGGCCCTGGACCAGTTGGTTGGAAGACAGGTTGGAAGACGACTTGGAAGACAAGTTGGTTGGTGACCAGAGAAGAGGGAAGCCCAAAGGGGCCGAGCGTTGGTCTGACCTGTGGGTACACTGCCAGGGTGCAATGGAAGAGGCCAGCATGTGTGGGGTGAGGAGGGCCGCCACAGTCCCCAGGCACTACCTGTGA